Proteins co-encoded in one Armatimonadota bacterium genomic window:
- the meaB gene encoding methylmalonyl Co-A mutase-associated GTPase MeaB, with the protein MSAPLARQLVAAVLAGSAQAVARLISLVENDGAAAQDARAALHRHTGRAHVVGITGPPGSGKSTLVNAAIRALRQAGQRVGVVAIDPTSPFTGGALLGDRIRMMDHSTDPEVFVRSMATRGSLGGLAPATSDAVAILDAWGAATVLVETVGTGQAEVDVVSASDSVVVVAVPGTGDAIQTLKAGVMEIADLFVVNKADRPDASRLVADLEMAVRLLPAGGWRPPVLTTVATTGEGVDAVLAALAEHRRHLEQTGALQARRRARWRREILRIAEGRMRARLLEDAGPLLEELAARVAAGDLDPYAAAERLLQAGTPH; encoded by the coding sequence GTGAGCGCGCCGCTGGCCCGCCAGCTCGTGGCCGCCGTGCTGGCCGGGTCGGCCCAGGCGGTCGCCCGGCTCATCTCGCTGGTCGAGAACGACGGCGCGGCGGCGCAAGACGCGAGGGCGGCCCTGCATCGGCACACGGGCCGGGCCCACGTGGTGGGCATCACCGGACCGCCGGGGTCGGGCAAGAGCACCCTGGTCAACGCCGCGATCCGGGCGTTGCGCCAGGCCGGACAGCGGGTGGGTGTGGTCGCCATCGACCCCACCAGCCCGTTCACCGGCGGCGCGCTGCTCGGCGACCGCATCCGCATGATGGATCACAGCACCGACCCCGAGGTGTTTGTGCGCTCGATGGCGACCCGCGGCAGCCTCGGGGGGCTGGCACCGGCGACCAGCGATGCCGTGGCGATCCTCGACGCATGGGGCGCGGCCACGGTGCTGGTGGAGACGGTCGGCACCGGCCAGGCCGAGGTGGACGTCGTCTCCGCGAGTGATTCGGTCGTCGTGGTGGCGGTGCCGGGAACGGGCGACGCCATCCAGACCCTGAAAGCGGGCGTGATGGAGATCGCCGACCTGTTCGTCGTGAACAAGGCCGACCGCCCCGATGCCAGCCGGCTCGTGGCCGATCTGGAGATGGCGGTGCGCCTGCTGCCCGCGGGCGGCTGGCGCCCGCCGGTGCTCACCACCGTGGCCACGACAGGGGAGGGGGTCGATGCCGTGCTGGCCGCCCTGGCTGAGCACCGCCGCCACCTGGAACAGACCGGTGCGCTGCAGGCCCGGCGGCGCGCCCGCTGGCGGCGCGAGATCCTGCGCATCGCCGAGGGGCGGATGCGCGCGCGCCTGCTGGAGGACGCTGGCCCGCTGCTGGAGGAGCTGGCGGCCCGCGTGGCCGCGGGCGACCTCGATCCCTATGCGGCGGCCGAGCGGCTGCTGCAGGCCGGCACGCCACACTAG
- the mce gene encoding methylmalonyl-CoA epimerase yields MRLHHVGIAVRDLEAAARVYREAFGLQPGVPERVERDAVAVLFVPAGGVLLELLQPLDEDGPVARFLARRGEGVHHVAFAVPDVAAALDRARAAGMRPVDAAPRPGAHGWWVAFLHPRDLHGVLVELVEDPGA; encoded by the coding sequence GTGCGGCTGCACCACGTGGGCATCGCCGTCCGAGACCTCGAGGCGGCTGCGCGGGTCTATCGCGAGGCGTTTGGCCTCCAGCCCGGGGTCCCCGAGCGCGTCGAGCGCGACGCCGTCGCGGTGCTGTTCGTCCCGGCAGGTGGGGTCCTGCTGGAGCTGCTGCAGCCGCTGGACGAGGACGGACCGGTCGCGCGATTCCTCGCACGGCGTGGGGAAGGCGTGCACCACGTGGCCTTTGCGGTGCCCGACGTGGCCGCAGCCCTGGACCGGGCGCGCGCTGCCGGGATGCGCCCGGTAGACGCTGCGCCCCGCCCCGGCGCCCATGGCTGGTGGGTCGCCTTCCTCCACCCACGCGACCTGCACGGCGTGCTCGTGGAGCTGGTGGAGGACCCGGGCGCGTAG
- a CDS encoding 3D domain-containing protein gives MSASLRRIGLAWLLCTAVTTVATAAVADAWRAVVVATPDPRLVLTWRGTVGEVLADLGVRVGAQDRVSPALGAPVASGAAIRVRRAVPVTIAVGQARYRVWSAAETVGDLLAERPGGLVVRPRDRVFPAREAALAAHTVVRVIRVETRIVEETERVAPGRVVRADSDLPRGLARVVQVGRPGIRLRRVAVTLADGVVIERREVGRVLVQPPQDRIVHVGTRRMIASRGEFVGREILHMEATGYAPWTGPGVDDVTATGMRAGYGVVAVDPAVIPLGSRLYIEGYGVAIAGDTGGAIKGYRIDLGFDTARAAIRFGRRTVRVYILSTPTASRPSR, from the coding sequence GTGAGCGCTTCTCTGCGACGCATCGGGCTGGCATGGCTGCTCTGCACCGCCGTCACCACCGTGGCCACGGCGGCCGTTGCCGACGCCTGGAGGGCCGTCGTCGTTGCCACCCCCGATCCGCGCCTCGTGCTGACCTGGCGCGGTACGGTGGGGGAAGTGCTCGCCGATCTCGGGGTCCGGGTGGGAGCCCAGGACCGCGTCAGCCCGGCTCTGGGCGCTCCGGTGGCCTCGGGCGCGGCGATCCGCGTGCGTCGGGCGGTGCCCGTGACGATCGCGGTGGGGCAGGCGCGGTACCGCGTGTGGAGCGCGGCAGAGACCGTGGGCGACCTCCTCGCCGAGCGCCCGGGGGGACTGGTCGTACGGCCCCGCGATCGGGTCTTTCCCGCCCGCGAGGCCGCCCTGGCCGCGCACACGGTCGTCCGGGTGATCCGCGTCGAAACACGAATCGTCGAGGAGACCGAACGGGTGGCCCCGGGACGGGTGGTGCGCGCAGACAGCGACCTGCCGCGGGGGCTGGCGCGCGTCGTGCAGGTCGGCCGTCCAGGGATACGTCTGCGTCGCGTGGCCGTCACCCTCGCGGACGGCGTCGTCATCGAGCGGCGCGAGGTGGGCAGGGTGCTCGTGCAGCCCCCGCAGGACCGGATCGTGCACGTCGGGACCCGGCGCATGATCGCCTCGCGCGGCGAGTTCGTCGGCAGGGAGATCCTCCACATGGAAGCCACCGGGTACGCGCCGTGGACCGGCCCCGGGGTGGACGATGTCACCGCCACGGGCATGCGCGCCGGCTACGGGGTCGTGGCCGTCGATCCAGCGGTGATCCCGTTGGGGTCGCGGCTCTACATCGAGGGCTACGGCGTCGCCATCGCGGGCGACACCGGGGGCGCCATCAAGGGCTACCGCATCGACCTGGGCTTCGACACGGCCCGGGCAGCGATCCGGTTCGGCCGACGCACGGTGCGCGTCTACATCCTGTCCACCCCGACGGCGTCCCGTCCATCACGTTGA
- the rsmA gene encoding 16S rRNA (adenine(1518)-N(6)/adenine(1519)-N(6))-dimethyltransferase RsmA, protein MSAGAPALPPDVDLATRAGAVAVLRAFGLRLRPARGQHLLVSRRILDRIVAAAALDARDVVLEIGGGIGTLTLALARTGARVITIEVDPRLVPVLRAVCAREPRVHVVHGDAMALPWTALPWTPTAVVANLPYAIASPLLVRLLETGTGRRLVVMVQEEVADRLLAAPGTPAYGLLTVLVHLYARPTLVVRVPRTAFYPMPQVRSAVVRLDLHVRPVRPPERLPAVVAVARAAFAKRRKMLRAALRQVGGRRLDAAAVTAWCARAGIDPRRRGETLSVEEFARLADVWETA, encoded by the coding sequence TTGAGCGCCGGCGCCCCGGCGCTGCCACCGGACGTCGACCTGGCCACCCGAGCCGGTGCCGTCGCGGTGCTGCGGGCCTTCGGCCTGCGCCTGCGGCCCGCCCGCGGGCAGCACCTCCTGGTCAGCCGGCGCATCCTCGACCGCATCGTGGCGGCAGCGGCCCTGGACGCGCGTGACGTCGTCCTGGAGATCGGCGGCGGAATTGGCACGCTGACCCTGGCCCTGGCCCGCACGGGTGCGCGGGTGATCACCATCGAAGTGGATCCGCGCCTGGTGCCCGTGCTGCGCGCGGTCTGCGCACGGGAGCCGCGGGTGCACGTCGTGCACGGCGACGCCATGGCCCTGCCGTGGACCGCCCTCCCGTGGACGCCGACCGCGGTCGTCGCCAACCTGCCATATGCCATCGCGTCGCCGCTGCTGGTGCGGCTGTTGGAAACCGGCACAGGACGTCGCCTGGTGGTGATGGTCCAGGAGGAGGTGGCCGACCGCCTGCTGGCCGCGCCCGGCACGCCCGCCTACGGGTTGCTGACGGTGCTGGTGCACCTCTACGCGCGCCCCACGCTGGTCGTGCGGGTGCCGCGTACGGCCTTCTACCCCATGCCCCAGGTGCGCTCGGCCGTCGTCCGCCTCGACCTCCACGTCAGGCCGGTGCGGCCGCCCGAGCGCCTGCCCGCGGTAGTGGCCGTGGCACGCGCCGCCTTCGCCAAGCGGCGCAAGATGCTGCGGGCCGCGCTGCGGCAGGTCGGCGGGCGGCGCCTGGATGCGGCGGCGGTGACGGCGTGGTGTGCCCGGGCCGGCATCGACCCGCGGCGGCGGGGCGAGACCCTCTCCGTCGAGGAGTTCGCGCGCCTGGCCGACGTCTGGGAGACGGCGTGA
- a CDS encoding PLP-dependent aminotransferase family protein, which produces MIDYQARFARLTRVAERSLIRELLKVSRQRDVISFAGGFPDPSTFPVAEIAEVTQEVLRTSAALALQYGPTEGDPALRDQLVAWMAKDGLRVSREQVLVTTSSQQALDLVGKVFLDPGDVVVVELPSYLGGLQAFRAYGADLVGVPQDDEGIDADRLAQTLHHLQRAGRRIKLLYAVPDFQNPSGVTWSRARRERLLALAREVDALVVEDNPYREMRFAGTAPPPIAALDDEGRTLYLSTFSKTLAPGLRIGWIAGPEPVVAQCVTVKQAMDLCSPSLTQAIAAGLLRRGDLLRRLPATVALYGRKRDVMLEALAREMPPGVTWTRPEGGLFLWVRLPEELDAGALLPAAVEAGVMYVPGQAFFADGTGRNTLRLNFSYPSEDEIRTGIARLAALVRGAVAPVHTIHSRGTTVSD; this is translated from the coding sequence GTGATCGACTACCAGGCACGCTTCGCCCGCTTGACCCGCGTCGCCGAGCGGTCGCTCATCCGCGAGCTGCTCAAGGTCTCCCGCCAGCGCGACGTGATCTCGTTCGCCGGCGGGTTCCCCGACCCGTCCACGTTCCCCGTGGCCGAGATCGCCGAGGTCACCCAGGAGGTGCTGCGCACGAGCGCGGCTCTGGCCCTCCAGTACGGCCCCACCGAGGGCGATCCGGCGCTGCGCGACCAGCTGGTGGCCTGGATGGCCAAGGACGGGCTCCGGGTCAGCCGCGAGCAGGTGCTGGTGACCACGTCGTCCCAGCAGGCGCTCGATCTCGTCGGCAAGGTGTTCCTCGATCCCGGCGATGTGGTGGTGGTGGAACTGCCGTCGTACCTGGGCGGACTGCAGGCGTTCCGCGCCTACGGCGCCGACCTGGTGGGGGTGCCCCAGGACGACGAGGGCATCGACGCCGACCGCCTGGCACAGACCCTTCATCACCTGCAGCGCGCGGGGCGCCGGATCAAACTGCTGTACGCCGTACCCGACTTCCAGAACCCCTCGGGGGTGACCTGGAGCCGGGCCCGGCGCGAGCGTCTCCTGGCCCTGGCCCGCGAGGTCGACGCCCTCGTGGTGGAGGACAACCCGTACCGCGAGATGCGGTTTGCCGGTACCGCGCCGCCGCCCATCGCCGCGCTGGACGACGAGGGCCGTACCCTCTACCTCTCGACGTTCAGCAAGACGCTCGCGCCGGGCCTGCGCATCGGGTGGATCGCCGGCCCCGAACCCGTGGTGGCCCAGTGCGTCACGGTCAAGCAGGCGATGGACCTGTGCAGTCCATCCCTGACGCAGGCCATCGCGGCGGGGTTGCTCCGCCGGGGCGACCTGCTGCGGCGCCTGCCCGCGACGGTGGCGCTCTATGGGCGCAAGCGGGACGTCATGCTCGAGGCGCTGGCGCGGGAGATGCCGCCGGGTGTGACCTGGACGCGCCCGGAGGGCGGCCTGTTCCTGTGGGTGCGGCTGCCCGAGGAGCTCGATGCCGGTGCGCTGCTGCCAGCGGCCGTGGAGGCGGGGGTGATGTACGTCCCGGGTCAGGCGTTCTTCGCCGACGGCACGGGGCGCAACACGCTGCGGCTGAACTTCTCCTACCCGTCCGAGGACGAGATCCGCACGGGGATCGCGCGGCTGGCGGCGCTGGTGCGTGGGGCGGTGGCGCCTGTCCACACGATCCACAGCAGGGGAACGACCGTTTCGGATTGA
- a CDS encoding LCP family protein, whose translation MTQDPQLPPAPLPDPVRDEGALVPAGGLAPQATGRVPRRWLRWLLWGVPAVVVIVGGLLAGAYLYLASQIAVREVMPRRPRVPAFAWPLRLVDRVNVLVIGTDVTLDHRRRVLNVARADTLALVTFDPERGRIGVLSIPRDTRAVIPGHGETKINAAYAYGAVGLTIRTVEQLLGVRVPYYVKLGPESFAKIVDALGGVEVDVEKDMRYTDSWAGYTIDLRKGRQRLDGRQATGYIRFRHDALGDIGRVERQQRLLRALVAHLRQPSTLLAAPRLLRAISAHTDTNLGPAELLTLGVFALRVRDHPLQLHTLPGTFAPLYWEPDRARVRALVADLFYGVTVEEMAAVQVEVVNASGTSGLARQVAERLAALGFAQIRVGSDARAADVTTVIDRTGRRGFAHMIATALPRAAIRREPADHPPSITIVLARDASRVLSATPLRRAD comes from the coding sequence GTGACGCAGGACCCGCAGCTGCCTCCCGCTCCGTTGCCCGACCCCGTGCGCGACGAGGGCGCGCTCGTCCCGGCGGGCGGCCTGGCGCCGCAGGCGACCGGGCGCGTCCCGCGCCGGTGGCTCCGCTGGCTGCTCTGGGGCGTGCCCGCGGTCGTCGTCATCGTCGGCGGCCTCCTGGCGGGCGCCTACCTCTACCTGGCGAGCCAGATCGCCGTACGCGAGGTGATGCCGCGGCGGCCCCGCGTGCCCGCCTTCGCGTGGCCGCTGCGCCTGGTCGACCGCGTGAACGTCCTCGTCATCGGCACCGACGTCACCCTCGACCACCGGCGTCGCGTGCTGAACGTCGCGCGCGCCGACACGCTGGCGCTGGTGACGTTCGACCCGGAGCGCGGCCGCATCGGTGTCCTCTCCATCCCACGCGACACCCGCGCCGTGATCCCCGGGCACGGGGAGACCAAGATCAACGCCGCCTACGCGTACGGCGCGGTCGGGCTGACGATCCGGACGGTGGAGCAGTTGCTGGGCGTGCGCGTGCCCTACTACGTCAAGCTGGGGCCGGAGTCGTTCGCCAAGATCGTCGACGCTCTGGGCGGCGTCGAGGTCGACGTCGAGAAGGACATGCGGTACACCGACTCGTGGGCCGGCTACACCATCGACCTGCGCAAGGGCCGCCAGCGCCTGGACGGCCGGCAGGCCACCGGCTACATCCGCTTCCGGCACGACGCCCTGGGCGACATCGGGCGCGTCGAGCGCCAGCAGCGGCTGCTGCGCGCGCTGGTGGCGCACCTGCGCCAGCCGTCCACCCTGCTGGCGGCGCCCCGCCTGCTGCGCGCCATCAGCGCGCACACCGATACCAACCTGGGCCCCGCCGAGTTGCTGACCCTGGGCGTGTTCGCCCTGCGCGTGCGCGACCACCCGTTGCAGCTGCACACCCTGCCCGGCACGTTCGCGCCCCTGTACTGGGAGCCCGACCGGGCGCGGGTGCGCGCGCTCGTCGCCGACCTGTTCTACGGGGTCACGGTGGAGGAGATGGCAGCGGTCCAGGTGGAGGTCGTCAACGCCAGCGGGACTTCGGGGCTGGCCCGACAGGTGGCCGAGCGCCTGGCGGCGCTGGGCTTCGCCCAGATCCGTGTTGGCAGCGACGCCCGCGCCGCCGACGTCACCACGGTCATCGACCGGACCGGACGTCGGGGGTTCGCCCATATGATCGCCACCGCGTTGCCCCGCGCGGCGATCCGCCGCGAGCCCGCCGACCACCCTCCCTCGATCACCATCGTCCTCGCCAGGGACGCGTCCCGCGTCCTGTCCGCCACGCCGCTGCGCCGCGCCGACTAA